A stretch of Pristiophorus japonicus isolate sPriJap1 chromosome 12, sPriJap1.hap1, whole genome shotgun sequence DNA encodes these proteins:
- the glyctk gene encoding glycerate kinase isoform X1: MVTALGRYLWLHSNHQLVYKNWQPRKHLRSASVIIRKMSLQQHGLVIFQTAINAVLPQNMIKNNMSREGDRLMIQNQCFPVHKNVYLVGFGKAVLGMAAAVEEILGDQLLKGVISVPFGIQKILRLAGKEDMLLRPQTKIHVMEGARYNLPDENALKAANSIRHLAQGLTANDLLFVLISGGGSALLPAPIPPVTLEEKQSLTKQLAAKGATIQELNTVRKTLSLLKGGGLARAAYPAQVVSLIMSDVIGDDLEFVASGPTVPSSQSKEDCHTVLSKYNLIQSMPESVKEILSQPSTSLSQEETQDFAHVCNFVVGSNAIALEEAKSKSESLGYNTSVLSTVMSGDVRTVARLYSLLISYVCSVLAAASSKCVHASNLKNEILQMVADMGLPDFHLDGCVALVEDTLSSRKPICLLAGGETTVRLQGKGKGGRNQELALRVALELHRAKSKIPQDPLTKHEVVFLSGGTDGQDGPTEAAGAFAYTELVDKAVSEGLGIEDFLNNNDSFTFFSKFNNGANLIVTGLTSTNVMDVQAIIIQPKEM, translated from the exons ATGGTCACTGCATTGGGAAGATACCTGTGGCTTCATTCCAACCATCAACTCGTTTACAAGAACTGGCAGCCAAGGAAGCATCTTCGGAGTGCCTCTGTAATCATCAGAAAAATGTCCCTTCAGCAGCATGGTCTGGTCATCTTCCAGACAGCAATCAATGCTGTTTTGCCTCAAAACATGATCAAGAACAATATGAGCAGAGAAGGAGACAGGCTGATGATACAAAATCAGTGCTTCCCGGTCCATAAGAATGTCTACCTTGTCGGATTTGGAAAGGCTGTGTTGGGAATGGCGGCTGCTGTGGAAGAGATTCTGGGAGACCAGCTGCTCAAAGGAGTGATCAGCGTTccttttggaattcagaagattcttCGGTTGGCTGGAAAAGA GGACATGCTTTTAAGACCTCAAACAAAAATACATGTGATGGAAGGAGCCAGGTATAACCTCCCTGATGAGAATGCTTTAAAGGCAGCGAACAGCATCCGTCATTTAGCGCAAGGACTTACTGCAAATGACCTGCTCTTTGTGCTTATCTCAG GAGGGGGTTCAGCTTTACTGCCAGCCCCAATACCCCCAGTCACTTTGGAGGAGAAACAAAGCCTGACTAAACAACTTGCTGCTAAAGGGGCAACGATTCAAGAACTCAACACAGTCCGCAAGACGCTCTCCCTGTTGAAGGGCGGAGGTTTAGCTAGAGCTGCTTATCCTGCTCAG GTGGTGAGTCTCATCATGTCTGATGTTATTGGAGACGATTTGGAGTTTGTAGCTAGTGGCCCGACTGTACCTAGCTCACAAAGCAAAGAAGACTGTCACACGGTTCTGTCAAAATATAACCTGATACAATCCATGCCAGAATCTGTAAAAGAAATTCTGTCTCAGCCCAGCACGAGTCTGAGCCAAGAAGAAACTCAAGATTTTGCTCATGTTTGTAATTTTGTTGTGGGGTCAAATGCAATTGCCTTGGAGGAAGCCAAAAGCAAATCAGAAAGCTTGGGCTATAACACTTCTGTTCTGTCTACTGTGATGAGCGGCGATGTCAGGACTGTGGCCAGATTGTACAGTCTTTTGATTAGCTATGTGTGCTCAGTTCTGGCAGCTGCCAGTTCAAAATGTGTACATGCAAGCAACCTGAAAAATGAGATCCTGCAGATGGTTGCAGACATGGGGCTTCCCGACTTCCATCTAGACGGCTGCGTGGCGCTGGTGGAGGACACACTGAGCTCCAGGAAACCAATATGCCTTCTGGCAGGTGGTGAAACTACAGTTCGGCTCCAGGGCAAAGGTAAAGGCGGTCGAAATCAGGAGCTGGCCTTGCGCGTAGCCTTGGAATTACACCGTGCAAAATCCAAGATTCCACAGGATCCCCTTACAAAGCACGAGGTTGTTTTCCTTAGTGGGGGGACcgacggacaggatgggccgaccgAGGCAGCTGGTGCGTTTGCTTACACTGAACTGGTCGATAAGGCCGTCAGTGAAGGGCTTGGCATAGAGGACTTTCTAAATAACAACGACTCCTTTACCTTCTTTAGCAAGTTCAATAATGGGGCTAATCTGATTGTGACAGGCCTGACAAGTACGAATGTCATGGATGTGCAGGCAATTATTATTCAGCCCAAGGAAATGTAA
- the glyctk gene encoding glycerate kinase isoform X2: protein MVTALGRYLWLHSNHQLVYKNWQPRKHLRSASVIIRKMSLQQHGLVIFQTAINAVLPQNMIKNNMSREGDRLMIQNQCFPVHKNVYLVGFGKAVLGMAAAVEEILGDQLLKGVISVPFGIQKILRLAGKEDMLLRPQTKIHVMEGARYNLPDENALKAANSIRHLAQGLTANDLLFVLISGGGSALLPAPIPPVTLEEKQSLTKQLAAKGATIQELNTVRKTLSLLKGGGLARAAYPAQVVSLIMSDVIGDDLEFVASGPTVPSSQSKEDCHTVLSKYNLIQSMPESVKEILSQPSTSLSQEETQDFAHVCNFVVGSNAIALEEAKSKSESLGYNTSVLSTVMSGDVRTVARLYSLLISYVCSVLAAASSKCVHASNLKNEILQMVADMGLPDFHLDGCVALVEDTLSSRKPICLLAGGETTVRLQGKGEFGGDVNI, encoded by the exons ATGGTCACTGCATTGGGAAGATACCTGTGGCTTCATTCCAACCATCAACTCGTTTACAAGAACTGGCAGCCAAGGAAGCATCTTCGGAGTGCCTCTGTAATCATCAGAAAAATGTCCCTTCAGCAGCATGGTCTGGTCATCTTCCAGACAGCAATCAATGCTGTTTTGCCTCAAAACATGATCAAGAACAATATGAGCAGAGAAGGAGACAGGCTGATGATACAAAATCAGTGCTTCCCGGTCCATAAGAATGTCTACCTTGTCGGATTTGGAAAGGCTGTGTTGGGAATGGCGGCTGCTGTGGAAGAGATTCTGGGAGACCAGCTGCTCAAAGGAGTGATCAGCGTTccttttggaattcagaagattcttCGGTTGGCTGGAAAAGA GGACATGCTTTTAAGACCTCAAACAAAAATACATGTGATGGAAGGAGCCAGGTATAACCTCCCTGATGAGAATGCTTTAAAGGCAGCGAACAGCATCCGTCATTTAGCGCAAGGACTTACTGCAAATGACCTGCTCTTTGTGCTTATCTCAG GAGGGGGTTCAGCTTTACTGCCAGCCCCAATACCCCCAGTCACTTTGGAGGAGAAACAAAGCCTGACTAAACAACTTGCTGCTAAAGGGGCAACGATTCAAGAACTCAACACAGTCCGCAAGACGCTCTCCCTGTTGAAGGGCGGAGGTTTAGCTAGAGCTGCTTATCCTGCTCAG GTGGTGAGTCTCATCATGTCTGATGTTATTGGAGACGATTTGGAGTTTGTAGCTAGTGGCCCGACTGTACCTAGCTCACAAAGCAAAGAAGACTGTCACACGGTTCTGTCAAAATATAACCTGATACAATCCATGCCAGAATCTGTAAAAGAAATTCTGTCTCAGCCCAGCACGAGTCTGAGCCAAGAAGAAACTCAAGATTTTGCTCATGTTTGTAATTTTGTTGTGGGGTCAAATGCAATTGCCTTGGAGGAAGCCAAAAGCAAATCAGAAAGCTTGGGCTATAACACTTCTGTTCTGTCTACTGTGATGAGCGGCGATGTCAGGACTGTGGCCAGATTGTACAGTCTTTTGATTAGCTATGTGTGCTCAGTTCTGGCAGCTGCCAGTTCAAAATGTGTACATGCAAGCAACCTGAAAAATGAGATCCTGCAGATGGTTGCAGACATGGGGCTTCCCGACTTCCATCTAGACGGCTGCGTGGCGCTGGTGGAGGACACACTGAGCTCCAGGAAACCAATATGCCTTCTGGCAGGTGGTGAAACTACAGTTCGGCTCCAGGGCAAAG Gagagtttggaggtgatgtgaacatctga